The following are encoded together in the Xiphophorus hellerii strain 12219 chromosome 3, Xiphophorus_hellerii-4.1, whole genome shotgun sequence genome:
- the LOC116714793 gene encoding riboflavin transporter 2-like isoform X2 codes for MSLLTHVLACLFGMGSWVAINGMWVELPLVVQEKAPEGWLLPSYLTVLIQMANVGPLFITLMHRFRPGALDERPVIYSIVGLGIVATFLLAFFWRHTVMIAGSLRSVPLLVLSFLLSVVDCTSSVTFLPFMMRLRPEYLTTYFAGEGLSGLVPAMVALIQGVGVAHCENTTSTANSSAPNSSWVSGGGLQSVYQPAKFSVEVFFVFLSAMMVVCLVAFILLNLHPAVARERKSDRYFSPDLETEKRDPGFSLHAQAPEQKPMISPREAAGKESRGSFGKGTYSNLEVVFIFVVLAWVNALTNAVLPSVQTYSCLPYGNKAYHLAATMGAVANPVACFIAMFAPVRSLIFMGFLTVFGTGFGAYIMAMAAMSPCPLLVHYASGTVVIVLAWILFVLCLSYVKVIIGVILRDEGHSALVWCGAVVQLGSMLGAVSMFPQVSIYGLFTSGDPCNTKCPL; via the exons ATGTCGCTGCTGACCCACGTGCTGGCGTGCCTTTTCGGCATGGGCTCCTGGGTGGCCATCAACGGGATGTGGGTGGAGCTTCCCCTGGTTGTCCAAGAGAAGGCCCCCGAGGGCTGGCTGCTGCCCTCCTACCTCACCGTCCTCATCCAGATGGCAAACGTAGGTCCTCTCTTCATCACTCTGATGCACCGCTTCCGGCCAGGCGCGCTGGACGAGCGGCCCGTCATCTACTCCATCGTGGGTTTGGGGATTGTGGCCACCTTCCTGCTCGCGTTCTTCTGGAGGCACACGGTGATGATAGCTGGCTCCCTGCGCAGCGTACCCCTGCTGGTTTTGAGCTTCCTGCTGTCTGTGGTGGACTGCACGTCGTCCGTCACCTTCCTGCCTTTCATGATGCGTCTGCGTCCGGAGTATCTCACTACGTACTTTGCGGGCGAGGGCCTCAGCGGCCTGGTGCCCGCCATGGTGGCGTTGATTCAGGGTGTGGGGGTAGCCCACTGCGAAAACACCACTTCAACTGCAAACTCGTCGGCTCCCAACTCCAGCTGGGTGAGCGGCGGCGGGCTGCAATCCGTCTACCAGCCTGCTAAATTCTCCGTCGAGGTTTTCTTCGTTTTTCTCAGCGCTATGATGGTTGTGTGCCTGGTAGCCTTCATCCTGCTCAACCTTCACCCGGCCGTGGCTCGCGAGAGGAAGAGCGACCGATACTTTAGTCCAGATCTGGAAACGGAGAAGAGGGATCCAGGCTTCTCTCTGCATGCCCAAGCACCAGAGCAGAAGCCAATGATCAGCCCTAGAGAAGCCGCCGGGAAAGAATCAAGGGGTTCGTTTGGAAAGGGGACATACAGCAACTTGGAAGTGGTGTTCATCTTTGTTGTCCTCGCATGGGTCAACGCTCTGACCAATGCGGTTTTGCCCTCCGTGCAGACGTACTCCTGTCTGCCCTATGGGAACAAAGCCTACCATCTGGCTGCCACCATGGGCGCTGTTGCTAACCCTGTAGCCTGCTTCATTGCCATGTTTGCACCAGTGAG GTCTCTTATCTTTATGGGGTTTCTGACAGTTTTCGGGACTGGTTTTGGAGCCTACATTATGGCCATGGCAGCTATGAGTCCCTGTCCTCTACTGGTCCACTACGCCTCTGGAACCGTTGTCATT GTGCTGGCCTGGATCCTGTTCGTCCTCTGTCTCTCTTACGTGAAGGTCATCATTGGGGTCATACTCAGAGACGAGGGGCACAGTGCCCTCGTGTGGTGCGGTGCCGTAGTGCAGCTGGGCTCCATGCTCGGCGCCGTGTCCATGTTTCCGCAGGTCAGCATCTACGGACTTTTCACTTCCGGCGATCCCTGCAACACTAAGTGTCCGTTGTAG
- the LOC116714793 gene encoding riboflavin transporter 2-like isoform X1: protein MLRSSLLLSPAFVMSLLTHVLACLFGMGSWVAINGMWVELPLVVQEKAPEGWLLPSYLTVLIQMANVGPLFITLMHRFRPGALDERPVIYSIVGLGIVATFLLAFFWRHTVMIAGSLRSVPLLVLSFLLSVVDCTSSVTFLPFMMRLRPEYLTTYFAGEGLSGLVPAMVALIQGVGVAHCENTTSTANSSAPNSSWVSGGGLQSVYQPAKFSVEVFFVFLSAMMVVCLVAFILLNLHPAVARERKSDRYFSPDLETEKRDPGFSLHAQAPEQKPMISPREAAGKESRGSFGKGTYSNLEVVFIFVVLAWVNALTNAVLPSVQTYSCLPYGNKAYHLAATMGAVANPVACFIAMFAPVRSLIFMGFLTVFGTGFGAYIMAMAAMSPCPLLVHYASGTVVIVLAWILFVLCLSYVKVIIGVILRDEGHSALVWCGAVVQLGSMLGAVSMFPQVSIYGLFTSGDPCNTKCPL from the exons gttgCGCTCATCTTTATTGCTCAGCCCAGCCTTCGTCATGTCGCTGCTGACCCACGTGCTGGCGTGCCTTTTCGGCATGGGCTCCTGGGTGGCCATCAACGGGATGTGGGTGGAGCTTCCCCTGGTTGTCCAAGAGAAGGCCCCCGAGGGCTGGCTGCTGCCCTCCTACCTCACCGTCCTCATCCAGATGGCAAACGTAGGTCCTCTCTTCATCACTCTGATGCACCGCTTCCGGCCAGGCGCGCTGGACGAGCGGCCCGTCATCTACTCCATCGTGGGTTTGGGGATTGTGGCCACCTTCCTGCTCGCGTTCTTCTGGAGGCACACGGTGATGATAGCTGGCTCCCTGCGCAGCGTACCCCTGCTGGTTTTGAGCTTCCTGCTGTCTGTGGTGGACTGCACGTCGTCCGTCACCTTCCTGCCTTTCATGATGCGTCTGCGTCCGGAGTATCTCACTACGTACTTTGCGGGCGAGGGCCTCAGCGGCCTGGTGCCCGCCATGGTGGCGTTGATTCAGGGTGTGGGGGTAGCCCACTGCGAAAACACCACTTCAACTGCAAACTCGTCGGCTCCCAACTCCAGCTGGGTGAGCGGCGGCGGGCTGCAATCCGTCTACCAGCCTGCTAAATTCTCCGTCGAGGTTTTCTTCGTTTTTCTCAGCGCTATGATGGTTGTGTGCCTGGTAGCCTTCATCCTGCTCAACCTTCACCCGGCCGTGGCTCGCGAGAGGAAGAGCGACCGATACTTTAGTCCAGATCTGGAAACGGAGAAGAGGGATCCAGGCTTCTCTCTGCATGCCCAAGCACCAGAGCAGAAGCCAATGATCAGCCCTAGAGAAGCCGCCGGGAAAGAATCAAGGGGTTCGTTTGGAAAGGGGACATACAGCAACTTGGAAGTGGTGTTCATCTTTGTTGTCCTCGCATGGGTCAACGCTCTGACCAATGCGGTTTTGCCCTCCGTGCAGACGTACTCCTGTCTGCCCTATGGGAACAAAGCCTACCATCTGGCTGCCACCATGGGCGCTGTTGCTAACCCTGTAGCCTGCTTCATTGCCATGTTTGCACCAGTGAG GTCTCTTATCTTTATGGGGTTTCTGACAGTTTTCGGGACTGGTTTTGGAGCCTACATTATGGCCATGGCAGCTATGAGTCCCTGTCCTCTACTGGTCCACTACGCCTCTGGAACCGTTGTCATT GTGCTGGCCTGGATCCTGTTCGTCCTCTGTCTCTCTTACGTGAAGGTCATCATTGGGGTCATACTCAGAGACGAGGGGCACAGTGCCCTCGTGTGGTGCGGTGCCGTAGTGCAGCTGGGCTCCATGCTCGGCGCCGTGTCCATGTTTCCGCAGGTCAGCATCTACGGACTTTTCACTTCCGGCGATCCCTGCAACACTAAGTGTCCGTTGTAG